The proteins below are encoded in one region of Labeo rohita strain BAU-BD-2019 chromosome 15, IGBB_LRoh.1.0, whole genome shotgun sequence:
- the zmp:0000000529 gene encoding WD repeat-containing protein 20, with protein sequence MAADGGALKDINEIKSQFRTREGFYKLLTLSDSQQRAGLPRGPSAGVTVGPGAGGGAGVGLVQGPGSAAAAAANSSPGFLPPVRVSMVKLKPEDPSEDSERVCFNIGRELYFYTYTNIKKAVDLSKPIDKRIYKGTQPTCHDFNQYSATADSVALIVGFSAGQVQYLDPIKKETSKLFNEERLIDKSKVTCLKWLPKSENLFLASHASGHLYLYNVEHPCGTTAPQYCLLRQGEGFAVYACKTKTPRNPLLRWVVGEGGLNEFAFSPDGVHVACVGQDGCLRVFHFDSMELQGVMKSYFGGLLCVSWSPDGKYLATGGEDDLVTVWSFAESRVVARGHGHKSWVNVVAFDPFTTNLEDEEPMELSGSEEDLQQGALHFGRVRTSSTLSRLSRHSSKGGASSVSYRFGSVGQDTQFCLWDLTDDVLYPRLPLSRALTNTFGPTIPSSTALSGSGGVEGHHHPSNPHQTSTLPLPLPRSLSRSNSLPHPAVANTSKSQGATESGGTGGSGGGGGSAPFSIGRFATLSLQERKSDKSGVGGEKEHKRYHSLGNISKSNDKINVAPRSNRLDGAKVLGTTLCPRMNEVPLLEPLVCKKIAHERLTVLVFMNDCIITACQEGLICTWARPGKAHPSQPLSAQNGNSPSGTVV encoded by the exons ATGGCCGCAGATGGAGGCGCTCTGAAGGATATCAATGAGATTAAATCGCAGTTCCGGACCCGGGAGGGATTCTACAAGCTGCTCACCCTCTCGGACTCTCAGCAGCGGGCCGGGCTGCCGCGGGGTCCCTCGGCGGGCGTCACGGTGGGGCCGGGCGCGGGCGGCGGTGCTGGTGTTGGGCTGGTGCAGGGGCCCGGGtccgccgccgccgccgccgccaaCTCCTCTCCGGGCTTCCTGCCGCCGGTCCGGGTGTCGATGGTGAAGCTGAAGCCGGAGGACCCGAGCGAGGACTCGGAGCGAGTGTGTTTCAACATCGGCAGGGAACTTTACTTCTACACCTACACGAACATCAAGAAG gctGTGGATCTCAGTAAGCCTATAGACAAGCGCATCTATAAGGGAACTCAACCTACCTGTCATGACTTTAACCAGTATTCGGCCACGGCTGACAGCGTGGCTCTGATCGTGGGATTCTCCGCCGGTCAGGTGCAGTACCTCGACCCCATCAAGAAGGAGACCAGCAAGCTCTTCAACGAGGAG AGGTTGATAGACAAATCAAAGGTGACGTGTCTCAAATGGTTGCCCAAGTCCGAGAATCTCTTCCTGGCGTCTCACGCCAGCGGTCACCTCTACCTCTATAACGTGGAGCACCCGTGCGGCACCACCGCGCCTCAGTACTGTCTGCTCCGGCAGGGCGAGGGCTTCGCCGTCTACGCCTGCAAGACCAAGACGCCCCGAAACCCGCTGCTCCGCTGGGTGGTGGGGGAAGGAGGGCTGAACGAGTTCGCCTTCTCGCCCGACGGCGTTCACGTGGCCTGCGTCGGCCAGGACGGCTGCCTGCGCGTCTTCCACTTCGACTCCATGGAGCTGCAGGGCGTGATGAAGAGCTACTTCGGCGGCCTGCTCTGCGTCTCCTGGAGCCCCGACGGGAAATACCTCGCCACGGGCGGAGAGGACGATTTGGTGACCGTCTGGTCGTTCGCCGAGAGTCGCGTGGTGGCGCGCGGACACGGGCATAAGTCGTGGGTCAACGTCGTCGCTTTCGACCCGTTCACGACCAACCTGGAGGACGAGGAGCCGATGGAGCTCAGCGGCAGCGAGGAGGATCTCCAGCAGGGGGCGCTGCACTTCGGCCGCGTGCGAACCAGCAGCACGCTCTCGCGCCTCTCGCGGCACAGCTCCAAAGGCGGCGCGTCGTCCGTGTCGTACCGCTTCGGATCCGTCGGCCAGGACACGCAGTTCTGCTTGTGGGATCTGACGGACGACGTTCTGTATCCGCGGCTTCCGCTCTCCCGCGCGCTCACGAACACCTTCGGCCCTACCATCCCGAGCAGCACGGCGTTGAGCGGAAGCGGCGGAGTCGAAGGTCACCACCATCCCTCCAACCCTCATCAGACGTCAACGTTGCCGCTGCCTTTGCCTCGCTCGCTGTCGCGCTCCAACTCCCTCCCGCACCCGGCCGTCGCCAACACTTCCAAGAGCCAGGGGGCGACGGAGAGCGGCGGGACGGGCGGGAGCGGCGGCGGCGGAGGAAGCGCGCCGTTTAGCATCGGCCGCTTCGCCACGCTGTCGCTGCAAGAGCGCAAATCGGACAAATCCGGGGTGGGAGGGGAGAAGGAGCACAAGCGCTACCACAGCCTCGGGAACATCAGCAAAAGCAACGATAAGATCAACGTAGCGCCGCGCAGCAACCGGCTAGATGGCGCTAAAGTGCTGGGAACCACGCTGTGTCCTCGCATGAACGAGGTGCCGCTGCTGGAGCCGCTGGTGTGCAAGAAAATCGCCCACGAGCGGCTCACCGTACTCGTCTTCATGAACGACTGCATCATCACGGCGTGTCAGGAAGGACTCATCTGCACTTGGGCGCGACCCGGGAAAGCG CACCCGTCTCAGCCGCTGTCAGCACAGAACGGAAACTCTCCGAGCGGGACGGTGGTATAG
- the si:ch1073-429i10.3 gene encoding histone H3.3A isoform X2 — protein MARTKQTARKSTGGKAPRKQLATKAARKSAPSTGGVKKPHRYRPGTVALREIRRYQKSTELLIRKLPFQRLVREIAQDFKTDLRFQSAAIGALQEASEAYLVGLFEDTNLCAIHAKRVTIMPKDIQLARRIRGERA, from the exons ATGGCCCGTACTAAGCAGACCGCCCGTAAATCCACCGGAGGAAAAGCTCCTCGTAAGCAGCTGGCGACTAAAGCGGCGCGTAAGAGTGCGCCCTCTACTGGAGGAGTCAAGAAGCCCCATCGCTACAGG cccgGTACCGTGGCTCTGCGTGAGATCCGTCGTTACCAGAAATCCACTGAGCTGCTGATCCGGAAGCTTCCGTTCCAGCGTCTGGTGCGTGAGATCGCACAGGACTTTAAAACTGACCTGCGCTTCCAGAGCGCCGCCATCGGAGCCCTGCAG gaGGCCAGCGAGGCGTATCTGGTGGGTCTGTTTGAGGACACTAACCTGTGCGCCATCCACGCCAAGCGCGTCACCATCATGCCCAAAGACATCCAGCTGGCGCGCCGCATCCGTGGAGAACGCGCCTGA
- the si:ch1073-429i10.1 gene encoding delta(14)-sterol reductase TM7SF2: MTTHQQEHQTHRNRSLQDTGNGKLEDGTHDGKSVVQVHSKRNNIHLSLLCLLLGVFLIMLLDCCRSSSESWVLLGSAGIPIWDWSSVCVVLLFTVLQMVLYYLPVGQVAEGKMGCDGKHLKYKLNGLYAFLLTVVLLLVLWFGGVLRAGAVMDKIFSLVTAGMAISLIFSLVLFLCPIRTPSSAHVTYDSTAKPLLKFALGQSMDPHLGIIDIKHFVMVRIGFIGWAMMDLNYLLTSVEMKNWSLSLLLVIVFQLIYILDFLIDEGSVLTTKEFTEEPIGFIMILGEFIWIPFFSSLPVYFLLQRPNSIHFLSAVPICLLFGIGFLIYYLSNEQKDGFRKNPNDPAYARLNTIRSPAGSSLLVSGWFGWVRHPNYLGDILMMFAWCLPCGFTSVLPYLPALQCFQLLRKRANEIEESCLKKHREAWREYCRQVPYKLLPYVY, from the exons ATGACGACTCACCAACAAGAACATCAG ACACACAGGAACAGATCCCTACAGGACACGGGTAACGGGAAGCTTGAGGATGGAACTCATGATGGCAAAAGTGTGGTACAGGTCCACAGTAAACGGAACAACATCC accTGTCTCTGTTGTGCCTTTTGTTGGGTGTGTTTCTCATAATGCTGCTGGACTGCTGCCGGTCCTCCTCCGAGTCGTGGGTTCTGCTCGGTTCTGCTGGAATCCCGATCTGGGACTGGTCGTCTGTGTGCGTCGTGCTGTTATTCACTGTCCTGCAGATGGTGCTCTATTATCTACCTGTGGGACAG GTGGCAGAAGGCAAGATGGGCTGCGATGGAAAGCatttgaaatacaaactcaACG GTCTGTATGCATTTCTCCTGACTGTGGTTCTGTTGTTGGTTCTGTGGTTTGGTGGCGTCCTGCGGGCCGGCGCTGTGATGGACAAGATCTTCTCTCTGGTGACCGCCGGCATGGCCATTTCGCTAATCTTCAGCCTGgtgctgttcctgtgtccaaTCAGAACACCCTCCTCCGCACACGTGACCTACGACAGCACAG CAAAGCCCCTGCTGAAGTTTGCTCTGGGTCAGAGTATGGATCCCCATCTGGGCATCATCGACATCAAACACTTTGTCATGGTCAGGATTGGATTCATTGGCTGG GCCATGATGGATCTGAATTATCTCCTGACTTCTGTAGAGATGAAGAACTGGtctctctctctgctgctcGTCATTGTCTTTCAGCTCATTTACATACTGGACTTCCTCATCGATGAG GGCTCTGTGCTGACGACCAAAGAGTTTACGGAAGAGCCGATTGGCTTCATCATGATTTTGGGCGAGTTCATCTGGATCCCTTTCTTCTCCAGTCTGCCTGTTTACTTCCTGCTTCAAAGGCCCAATTCCATCCATTTCCTGTCTGCTGTACCCATCTGTCTGCTCTTCG GTATTGGCTTCCTGATTTATTACCTGTCCAACGAGCAGAAAGACGGTTTCCGCAAAAACCCGAATGATCCGGCCTACGCTC GTCTGAACACAATCCGCAGCCCGGCGGGAAGCAGTCTGCTGGTGTCCGGATGGTTCGGATGGGTCCGACACCCCAATTACTTAGGAGACATTCTGATGATGTTTGCCTGGTGTCTGCCATGCG GGTTCACCAGTGTTTTGCCGTACTTGCCGGCGCTGCAGTGCTTTCAGTTATTGAGGAAGCGAGCCAATGAGATCGAAGAATCATGTCTGAAGAAGCACAGAGAGGCCTGGAGAGAATACTGTCGCCAAGTGCCGTACAAACTCCTTCCTTACGTGTATTAA
- the si:ch1073-429i10.3 gene encoding histone H3.3A isoform X1, with product MARTKQTARKSTGGKAPRKQLATKAARKSAPSTGGVKKPHRYRPGTVALREIRRYQKSTELLIRKLPFQRLVREIAQDFKTDLRFQSAAIGALQEASEAYLVGLFEDTNLCAIHAKRVTIMPKDIQLARRIRGERA from the exons ATGGCCCGTACTAAGCAGACCGCCCGTAAATCCACCGGAGGAAAAGCTCCTCGTAAGCAGCTGGCGACTAAAGCGGCCCGTAAGAGTGCGCCCTCTACTGGAGGAGTCAAGAAGCCCCATCGCTACAG gcccGGTACCGTGGCTCTGCGTGAGATCCGTCGTTACCAGAAATCCACTGAGCTGCTGATCCGGAAGCTTCCGTTCCAGCGTCTGGTGCGTGAGATCGCACAGGACTTTAAAACTGACCTGCGCTTCCAGAGCGCCGCCATCGGAGCCCTGCAG gaGGCCAGCGAGGCGTATCTGGTGGGTCTGTTTGAGGACACTAACCTGTGCGCCATCCACGCCAAGCGCGTCACCATCATGCCCAAAGACATCCAGCTGGCGCGCCGCATCCGTGGAGAACGCGCCTGA